In the genome of Streptacidiphilus rugosus AM-16, the window CGAGGCCCGCCGCCTGCCAGGGCCAGCCCTCCTGCACGATCAGTTCGAGGGCCACGACATGGGCGAAGCCCAGTGCGAAACCGATCGACAGATCGAACTTGCCGAGCACGATCGGGATCATCGCCCCGAGCGCGAGCAGGGCCGACACGCCGTTGTTGGACACGATCGCGGACAGATTGGCGTGTGTGGGAAACGTGTCGGGCAGCGCCGCGGAGAACCCGGCGAACAGCGCCACCCCGAGGGCGGGCAGGCCGTAGGCCGCCATCAAGTGCCAGGCTTCGTGCCGTTGGGCCGCGACGCGCGTCGGAGAGCGCGATCCTGGGGGCGTCATGCGCGCCTCACCTTCCGTCCTCATCCGCAGCGGGGGCGGCGGACGGGGGAGCAGTCATCGAAGTGGTCCGGACCAGCGCCGACACGCTCAGCGCCGGGCCGGTCAGCTCGGCCGCAACCTGCCCGCGCACGAACACCAGCACGCGGTGGCAGACGCGCACCAGCTCCTCGAAATCGCTGGAAACCAGGACGACCGCCAGTCCCGCCGTGACCTCTTCCGCGAGGAGTCGGTGGATCTCCGCTTTGGCGCCCACGTCCACGCCTGCGGTGGGTTCCTCCAATACCATCAGCCGCCGCCGCAGCCCGAGCCACCGCCCGATGACCACCTTCTGCTGGTTGCCGCCCGACAACGTCGCCAGCGGCGCTTCACTGTTGCTCGGGCGCACACGGAAGCGCTCGATCAGGGACGATGCCCCTGCCCGCTCGTCGCGGGGCCGGATCCACGAGATCGTCCGCCGTCCGGTGGCGCGCGGGTTGGGGAACAGGTTCTCCCGCACGGTCAGATCCAGCCCGCCTCCCTCCTCCAGGCGGTCTCCCCCCACGAAACTCACTCCCGCGCCCACCGCCTCGGCGACCGACGCCGGACGGTACGGGCGCCCCGCCAGCCGCAGGTCGCCCTCTGCCAGCGGCACCAGCCCGGCAAGCGCCCGGCCCACGCTCTCATGCCCCGCCCCCGTCAGGCCGGTCATCCCGACCACCTCGCCCGGTAGCACGTCCACATCGACCGGTCCGGCCACGGGCGTGCGCACCCGCCGCACCCGCAGCAGCGCGGCGCCCCCGGTCGGTGCCGGCGGCGCCTGATAAGTGGTGAGTTCCTGCCCCACGATGTCGTGGAGCAGCCGCGTCGGGCCGTGGACGGCGAGTGCCCCCTCGCGCAACAGCTGTCCGTCGCGCAGCACGGCGAAGCGGTCGGCTACCTGGTACACCTCGTCGAGCCGGTGGCTGACGTACAGCACCGCACGCCCCCGGTCCCGCAGCCGGTGCAAGGCTCGGAACAGCCGGGCGCTGTCGACCGCCGACAAGCTCACCGTCGGCTCGTCCAGCACGACCAGGTCGGCGTCGGCGGCCAGTGCCCGGGCCACGGCGACCATCGACCGCTCCGCGCGCGAGAGCTCTCCCGCCCGGGTGCGGGGATCGATCCCCTCCAGCAGACCCGTGAGCACATCCGAGCCCTGCTCCTGCACTCGCCGCTGGGAGATCAGCCCCTTCGAGCGGGGGTACCCGAGGCCCAGCGCGATGTTCTCGGCCACGGTCATCCACTCCACCAGCGCCGGATCCTGGTGCACGAACGCCATTCTCCGCGCAGCCGCCCGGGACCCCAGCCGGTCACCCGCCACCCACACGTGGCCGGCGTCCGCGTGGTGGATCCCGGCCAGGATCTGGATCAGCGTCGACTTGCCCGCCCCGTTGGGCCCCACCAGGGCCAGGACGCTGCTGCCGGCGATGTCCAGGTCCAGCCCGTCCAGCGCCA includes:
- a CDS encoding sugar ABC transporter ATP-binding protein, giving the protein MSGAPRLTWVTATSRVGTPLVRVRGLGKRFGGTVALDGLDLDIAGSSVLALVGPNGAGKSTLIQILAGIHHADAGHVWVAGDRLGSRAAARRMAFVHQDPALVEWMTVAENIALGLGYPRSKGLISQRRVQEQGSDVLTGLLEGIDPRTRAGELSRAERSMVAVARALAADADLVVLDEPTVSLSAVDSARLFRALHRLRDRGRAVLYVSHRLDEVYQVADRFAVLRDGQLLREGALAVHGPTRLLHDIVGQELTTYQAPPAPTGGAALLRVRRVRTPVAGPVDVDVLPGEVVGMTGLTGAGHESVGRALAGLVPLAEGDLRLAGRPYRPASVAEAVGAGVSFVGGDRLEEGGGLDLTVRENLFPNPRATGRRTISWIRPRDERAGASSLIERFRVRPSNSEAPLATLSGGNQQKVVIGRWLGLRRRLMVLEEPTAGVDVGAKAEIHRLLAEEVTAGLAVVLVSSDFEELVRVCHRVLVFVRGQVAAELTGPALSVSALVRTTSMTAPPSAAPAADEDGR